The Streptomyces avermitilis MA-4680 = NBRC 14893 genome contains a region encoding:
- a CDS encoding GlsB/YeaQ/YmgE family stress response membrane protein produces MEISGIISAIVIGIVIGILGRLVVPGRQRIGILLTILVGIVAALIGSAIAGAFDVADTNGVDWIEWLIQIGLAALGVAALDRTRARR; encoded by the coding sequence ATGGAGATCTCGGGCATCATCAGTGCCATCGTGATCGGCATCGTCATCGGCATTCTGGGCAGGCTCGTCGTCCCGGGACGCCAGCGCATCGGCATCCTGCTGACGATTCTCGTCGGCATCGTGGCGGCCTTGATCGGCTCCGCGATCGCGGGCGCCTTCGATGTGGCCGACACGAACGGCGTCGACTGGATCGAATGGCTCATCCAGATCGGTCTGGCGGCGCTGGGCGTCGCGGCACTGGACCGGACACGGGCTCGCCGCTGA
- a CDS encoding GNAT family N-acetyltransferase, producing the protein MPLRLTPLTDPEPKPSSRRLAWLASDDDGVPVGSAFLRLFTKEGQEHLAELEGAVHPEERRQGVGGRLLDAAVAAARGEGRRSLIAQAQEGSPGDRFLAARGFRRVLALTYARLPLADAGFDRIAKIVEQPHSGYELTRWDGTVPARLAQTFADSRRAMDDMPMEDTDYGTVAWDVERVVAAAAAIAERGELLHTVAAVDSTDGSIVGFSELVVPGDGRGDAQHYGTGVLPEHRGHGLGLWMKAESIRYARERHPELAGLLTDTADSNTPMIAINDSLGYRPTHTAVEYQLEL; encoded by the coding sequence TTGCCTCTGCGCCTCACCCCCCTGACCGATCCCGAACCGAAGCCGTCGAGCCGGCGGCTGGCCTGGCTGGCCTCCGACGACGACGGCGTCCCCGTGGGGTCGGCCTTTCTCCGGTTGTTCACGAAGGAGGGCCAGGAGCATCTCGCCGAGCTCGAAGGCGCCGTGCACCCCGAGGAGCGGCGGCAGGGCGTGGGCGGCCGCCTGCTCGACGCGGCCGTCGCCGCCGCGCGGGGCGAGGGGCGACGGTCGCTGATCGCCCAGGCCCAGGAGGGCTCCCCCGGCGATCGCTTCCTCGCGGCGCGCGGCTTCCGCCGGGTGCTGGCCCTGACCTACGCCCGACTGCCGCTGGCCGACGCCGGGTTCGACCGTATCGCCAAGATCGTCGAACAGCCGCACTCCGGCTACGAGTTGACGCGCTGGGACGGCACGGTCCCGGCCCGTCTCGCGCAGACCTTCGCCGACTCGCGGCGCGCGATGGACGACATGCCGATGGAGGACACCGACTACGGCACGGTCGCCTGGGACGTGGAACGGGTCGTGGCCGCGGCCGCGGCGATCGCCGAGCGCGGCGAACTGCTGCACACGGTCGCGGCGGTGGACTCGACGGACGGCTCGATCGTCGGATTCTCCGAGCTCGTGGTGCCGGGCGACGGTCGGGGCGACGCTCAGCACTACGGCACCGGCGTGCTGCCGGAGCACCGCGGTCACGGTCTCGGGCTGTGGATGAAGGCCGAGTCGATCCGGTACGCCCGCGAGCGGCACCCGGAACTCGCCGGTCTGCTCACGGACACGGCGGACAGCAACACCCCGATGATCGCCATCAACGACTCGCTCGGCTACCGTCCCACGCACACGGCGGTGGAGTACCAGCTGGAGCTGTGA
- a CDS encoding GNAT family N-acetyltransferase produces MDHAAVLALFDRDMREGARPDGPGARIERVPGVVRQVASEHGWNGVVWSGLDEASADAAIAEQQRYFAGLGREFEWKLYGHDLPEDLGRRLRAAGFTAAPEETLMVAEVADLTLDVEPPDGVRIVPVTDRAGVDLVADVHEKAFGTDSTRMRHQLLAQVTDDPDAVVAVVALAGDEPVSAARMELVPGTRFAGLWGGGTVEGERGRGIYRALVAHRAKVAADRGYRYVQVDATSQSRPVLARLGFEPLTTTTPYVSP; encoded by the coding sequence ATGGATCACGCTGCGGTACTCGCCCTGTTCGACCGGGACATGCGGGAAGGGGCGCGGCCGGACGGGCCCGGCGCCCGGATCGAGCGTGTGCCCGGCGTGGTGCGGCAGGTCGCCTCCGAACACGGCTGGAACGGCGTCGTCTGGTCCGGCCTGGACGAGGCGAGTGCCGACGCGGCGATCGCCGAGCAGCAGCGCTACTTCGCCGGGCTCGGCCGCGAGTTCGAGTGGAAGCTGTACGGCCACGACCTGCCGGAGGACCTCGGCCGGCGGCTGCGGGCGGCCGGATTCACGGCGGCGCCCGAGGAGACCCTGATGGTCGCCGAGGTCGCCGACCTCACCCTCGACGTCGAACCGCCCGACGGCGTACGCATCGTGCCCGTGACGGACCGGGCGGGCGTCGACCTCGTGGCCGACGTCCATGAGAAGGCCTTCGGCACCGACAGCACACGGATGCGGCACCAACTGCTCGCCCAGGTCACGGACGATCCGGACGCGGTCGTCGCCGTCGTGGCCCTGGCCGGCGACGAACCGGTGAGCGCGGCCCGGATGGAACTCGTCCCCGGCACACGCTTCGCCGGCCTGTGGGGCGGCGGCACGGTCGAGGGCGAGCGCGGCCGCGGCATCTACCGGGCCCTGGTCGCCCACCGCGCCAAGGTCGCCGCCGACCGTGGCTATCGCTACGTCCAGGTCGACGCCACCAGCCAGAGCCGCCCGGTCCTCGCCCGGCTCGGCTTCGAGCCCCTCACCACCACGACACCGTACGTCTCGCCGTGA
- a CDS encoding MFS transporter — protein sequence MVFGVATVAGIWTVGALIDAHLRRTLLCALALIGATLLALGRYADRPAVLLISVALWGAAFGGAPTLIQTALVDASGPADADVATSLQTTVYNAGIAGGSLTGGLVLDGAGAGALPWTALPLVAAALTVVALGRRRGFPALRPSDDARSSGQGPSPARGCTPRSGNSRSPRPPPVS from the coding sequence ATGGTGTTCGGGGTCGCCACGGTCGCCGGGATCTGGACCGTCGGCGCCCTGATCGACGCGCACCTGCGCCGGACCCTGCTGTGCGCGCTCGCTCTGATCGGGGCGACCCTGCTCGCCCTCGGCCGGTACGCGGACCGGCCGGCCGTGCTGCTGATCTCGGTCGCGCTGTGGGGCGCGGCGTTCGGCGGGGCGCCGACGCTGATCCAGACGGCCCTGGTCGACGCCTCGGGGCCCGCCGACGCGGATGTGGCCACATCGCTGCAGACCACCGTGTACAACGCGGGCATCGCGGGCGGGTCGCTCACGGGCGGCCTCGTGCTGGACGGTGCGGGGGCGGGGGCGCTGCCCTGGACCGCGCTGCCCCTGGTCGCGGCCGCACTCACCGTGGTCGCCCTGGGCCGCCGGCGGGGCTTCCCGGCGCTGCGCCCGTCCGACGACGCGCGCTCCTCGGGGCAAGGGCCGAGCCCTGCCCGTGGCTGCACACCCCGCTCGGGGAACTCACGGTCACCGCGACCGCCGCCGGTGTCGTGA
- a CDS encoding GNAT family N-acetyltransferase produces the protein MTSPGPDDLVVTQASLDDWPVVVGWAADEGWNPGLSDAPSFFAQDPEGFFVGRIAGEPVSAISVVNYGADYAFLGFYLVRPDLRGRGYGLTTWKTALAHAGDRTVGLDGVPAQQDNYRQSGFELAHRTARYTGTVPAAEPASGVRPAEAADLAAVAAYDSACSPADRPRFLEHWLAGPGHRTFVRLVDGRLTGYGVVRPALDSLRVGPLFADSAEDARALFTALTADAGEIAMDIPETNTAAVALAREAGLTPSFETARMYTGPVRPFAADRVYGITSLELG, from the coding sequence ATGACCTCTCCGGGTCCCGATGACCTCGTCGTCACCCAGGCCTCGCTCGACGACTGGCCCGTCGTCGTCGGGTGGGCGGCGGACGAGGGCTGGAATCCGGGGCTGTCCGACGCCCCCAGCTTCTTCGCCCAGGACCCCGAGGGCTTCTTCGTCGGCCGGATCGCCGGCGAACCGGTCTCGGCGATCTCGGTCGTCAATTACGGCGCCGACTACGCCTTTCTGGGGTTCTACCTCGTACGCCCCGACCTGCGGGGCCGCGGCTACGGCCTGACCACCTGGAAGACGGCGCTCGCTCACGCCGGCGACCGCACGGTCGGCCTGGACGGCGTGCCGGCGCAGCAGGACAACTACCGGCAGTCCGGTTTCGAGCTCGCCCACCGCACCGCCCGGTACACCGGAACCGTTCCGGCGGCCGAGCCGGCTTCGGGAGTCCGCCCCGCCGAGGCGGCCGACCTGGCCGCCGTCGCGGCGTACGACAGCGCCTGCTCCCCGGCCGACCGCCCGCGCTTTCTGGAACACTGGCTGGCCGGCCCCGGCCACCGCACCTTCGTCCGCCTCGTCGACGGCCGCCTCACCGGCTACGGCGTGGTTCGTCCGGCCCTCGACTCCCTGCGGGTCGGCCCCCTGTTCGCCGACTCCGCCGAGGACGCCCGCGCCCTGTTCACGGCGCTGACCGCCGACGCGGGCGAGATCGCCATGGACATCCCCGAGACGAACACGGCGGCCGTGGCCCTGGCCCGGGAAGCGGGTCTGACGCCGTCCTTCGAGACGGCCCGCATGTACACCGGACCGGTGCGGCCGTTCGCGGCCGACCGCGTGTACGGGATCACCTCGCTGGAACTCGGCTAG
- a CDS encoding chaplin gives MKRVTRNGLIAAAAASGALAVVMPAYADSAADGSAAGSPGLLSGNTIQLPVHVPVNVCGNTANVVGFLNPAAGNACANEGHGSPSGGAADGGAAAPGASAQGSGKDSPGVVSGNSVQLPVHLPVNVSGNTVNVVGVGNAAVGNESTNTSGGRPHHPHHPGHARPKPAAPPKAPAPARPALPNTAARPGASLARTGADETVPAVAASAALLLGGAVLYRRFRAGARR, from the coding sequence ATGAAACGGGTTACCCGGAATGGATTGATCGCTGCGGCCGCCGCCTCGGGCGCCTTGGCCGTGGTCATGCCGGCGTACGCCGACTCCGCGGCGGACGGCAGCGCGGCGGGCTCGCCCGGGCTCCTCTCCGGCAACACCATCCAGCTGCCGGTGCACGTCCCCGTGAACGTGTGCGGGAACACCGCGAACGTCGTCGGGTTCCTCAACCCGGCAGCGGGCAACGCCTGCGCCAACGAGGGGCACGGCAGTCCTTCGGGAGGCGCCGCCGACGGGGGCGCTGCCGCCCCGGGCGCGTCCGCCCAGGGAAGCGGAAAGGATTCTCCGGGGGTGGTTTCGGGAAACAGTGTGCAGCTCCCGGTCCATCTCCCGGTCAATGTCAGCGGCAACACCGTGAACGTGGTCGGCGTCGGCAACGCGGCCGTCGGCAACGAGTCCACCAACACATCCGGCGGGCGGCCCCACCACCCCCACCACCCCGGGCACGCCCGGCCGAAGCCCGCCGCGCCGCCGAAGGCGCCCGCGCCCGCACGGCCGGCCCTCCCGAACACGGCCGCGCGACCCGGGGCCTCCCTGGCTCGAACGGGCGCGGACGAGACCGTGCCCGCCGTCGCCGCGAGCGCGGCCCTGCTGCTGGGCGGGGCGGTGCTGTACCGGCGCTTCCGGGCCGGCGCGCGGCGCTGA
- a CDS encoding alpha/beta hydrolase, which translates to MLSTHRRCAVAGAVVAAASTAALALLGAGLPSVVPAADEPDLSRFYAQKITWAACKGDGMPKDLQCGKVTVPLDYARPDAGTLDVALARYRATGKSRGSVLLNFGGPGAAGIGALAGDGNDFMGLTNGYDVVTFDPRGVGQSSPVSCGEGSTEAFAELDASLDTGDPQAALKQLRKVADECAKHSGPVLPYIGTINASRDMDVMRAALGDKKLNYLGFSYGTRLGAVYAAQFPKKVGRMALDGVDTLTEPLAEQGLVSAEGQQTALDSFITWCVKDIACPFGQDSRSARQQVVRLVQSLDQDPVPADFGQQLSGQDLVGAIGQALYSKQMWPTLEGALANLVQNGDASGVLRLASGGMAMPDLPRTGDRPSGRPSPGPSGGLVAPADVPVDNPSAALMAITCADTPDRPTAEQVTRDMDKLRAAYEEASPVFGRYRLTEVLICYGRPKGTDFIRDEVRAVDTPKMLLVGTRGDPATPYRWTLETAKRLGDSAVVLDNKGEGHTGYGSSRCASQKIDAFLLYGSLPANGSSCGPEADR; encoded by the coding sequence ATGCTGTCCACGCACAGGCGCTGCGCGGTCGCCGGCGCGGTCGTCGCGGCCGCGTCGACCGCGGCGCTGGCCCTGCTGGGGGCCGGTCTGCCGTCGGTCGTACCGGCCGCCGACGAACCCGATCTGTCCCGCTTCTACGCGCAGAAGATCACGTGGGCCGCCTGCAAGGGCGACGGCATGCCCAAGGACCTCCAGTGCGGGAAGGTGACCGTGCCGCTCGACTACGCGAGGCCCGACGCCGGCACGCTCGACGTGGCGCTGGCCCGCTACCGGGCGACGGGCAAGTCCCGGGGATCCGTACTGCTGAACTTCGGCGGTCCCGGCGCGGCGGGCATCGGCGCACTCGCCGGCGACGGCAACGACTTCATGGGCCTCACCAACGGCTACGACGTGGTGACGTTCGACCCGCGCGGGGTCGGGCAGTCGTCCCCCGTCAGCTGTGGCGAAGGGAGCACCGAGGCCTTCGCCGAGCTGGACGCGAGCCTCGACACCGGCGATCCGCAGGCCGCCCTCAAGCAGTTGCGGAAGGTGGCCGACGAGTGCGCGAAGCACTCCGGTCCCGTGCTGCCGTACATAGGCACGATCAACGCCTCGCGGGACATGGACGTGATGCGCGCGGCGCTCGGCGACAAGAAGCTCAACTATCTGGGCTTCTCGTACGGCACACGGCTGGGCGCGGTGTACGCGGCCCAGTTCCCGAAGAAGGTCGGCCGGATGGCGCTGGACGGCGTGGACACGCTCACCGAGCCGCTGGCCGAGCAGGGGCTGGTGAGCGCCGAGGGCCAGCAGACCGCGCTGGACAGCTTCATCACCTGGTGCGTCAAGGACATCGCCTGCCCCTTCGGCCAGGATTCGCGTTCGGCACGGCAGCAGGTCGTGCGGCTCGTCCAGTCGCTGGACCAGGACCCCGTACCGGCGGACTTCGGCCAGCAGCTCTCGGGGCAGGATCTGGTGGGCGCCATCGGACAGGCGCTCTACAGCAAGCAAATGTGGCCCACCCTGGAAGGGGCACTGGCCAATCTCGTGCAGAACGGCGACGCGAGCGGGGTCCTGCGTCTCGCGAGCGGCGGCATGGCCATGCCGGATCTGCCCCGGACGGGCGACCGGCCGTCCGGCCGGCCGAGCCCCGGGCCGAGCGGCGGGCTGGTCGCCCCGGCGGACGTGCCCGTCGACAACCCGTCGGCCGCGCTGATGGCCATCACCTGCGCGGACACCCCCGACCGGCCCACCGCCGAACAGGTCACCCGGGACATGGACAAGCTGCGCGCGGCCTACGAGGAGGCGTCGCCCGTCTTCGGCCGGTACCGGCTCACCGAGGTGCTGATCTGCTACGGCCGCCCCAAGGGCACGGACTTCATCCGGGACGAGGTGCGTGCCGTCGACACCCCGAAGATGCTGCTCGTCGGCACGCGCGGCGACCCGGCGACCCCGTACCGCTGGACCCTGGAGACCGCCAAGCGCCTCGGCGACTCTGCGGTCGTCCTCGACAACAAGGGCGAGGGCCACACCGGGTACGGGTCCTCTCGCTGCGCGAGCCAGAAGATCGACGCGTTCCTGCTGTACGGCTCCCTGCCGGCCAACGGCAGCTCCTGCGGCCCGGAAGCGGACCGCTGA
- a CDS encoding FMN-binding glutamate synthase family protein, with protein MGFTRGVRRFLLLLFVALGAAGALVLSCAVSSWWWIAAGLLLPLTALGVWDLVQTRHSLLRNYPLLGHLRFLTEPPRPEPRRYFAEGHHEGRPYGRAVRSIVHERAEGVATEEPFGTERDVYAAGYEFLMPSLRPVEPPEDPPVVRVGGPDCTQPYDMALLNVSAMSFGSLSANAILALNKGAALGGFATDTGEGGLSEYHLRGGGDLIWEIGTGYFGCRTSDGGFDEREFADKVALPEVKCVSLKLSQGAKPGTGAVLPGVKVSAEIARARAVPVGETVVSPPCHRMFSTPRELVLFLARIRELAHGKPTGVKLCVGSRRQFLAVCKAMLAEGITPDFVVVDGAEGGTGAAPPEFAGRLGTPLTEGLVTVHNALAGTGLRDRVRIGASGKVATGADIVKRLLQGADYTNAARAMMFAVGCVQARRCHTNTCPVGVTTQDPRRVRALDVADKSERVHRFQRATVRSAARIMAAMGVRDPAGLAPGMLLRRTDSTTVLSYAELYEWLPPGVLLAQPPPSWEADWTAADPDSF; from the coding sequence ATGGGTTTCACTCGTGGTGTGCGCCGGTTCCTGTTGCTGCTGTTCGTCGCCCTCGGCGCGGCCGGGGCGCTGGTCCTGTCGTGCGCCGTCTCGTCGTGGTGGTGGATCGCCGCGGGTCTGCTGCTGCCGCTCACCGCGCTCGGGGTGTGGGACCTGGTGCAGACCCGCCACTCGCTGCTGCGGAACTACCCGCTGCTCGGACATCTGCGGTTCTTGACGGAGCCGCCGCGGCCCGAGCCGCGGCGGTACTTCGCCGAAGGGCACCACGAAGGGCGTCCGTACGGCCGCGCCGTGCGCAGCATCGTCCACGAGCGGGCCGAGGGCGTCGCCACCGAGGAACCGTTCGGCACGGAACGGGATGTGTACGCCGCCGGGTACGAGTTCCTGATGCCGTCCCTGCGCCCGGTGGAACCGCCCGAGGATCCCCCGGTGGTGCGCGTCGGCGGCCCGGACTGCACCCAGCCGTACGACATGGCGCTGCTGAACGTCTCCGCGATGAGCTTCGGGTCGCTGTCGGCGAACGCGATCCTGGCGCTCAACAAGGGGGCGGCGCTGGGTGGTTTCGCGACCGACACCGGAGAGGGCGGTCTGTCGGAGTACCACCTGCGCGGCGGGGGCGATCTCATCTGGGAGATCGGCACGGGGTACTTCGGCTGCCGGACCTCCGACGGCGGCTTCGACGAGCGGGAGTTCGCGGACAAGGTGGCGCTGCCGGAGGTCAAGTGCGTGTCGCTGAAGCTCTCGCAGGGGGCGAAGCCCGGCACCGGGGCGGTGCTGCCCGGCGTCAAGGTGAGCGCGGAGATCGCGCGGGCGCGTGCTGTGCCGGTGGGCGAGACCGTGGTCTCGCCGCCGTGTCACCGGATGTTCTCGACGCCGCGCGAACTCGTGCTCTTCCTCGCCCGCATAAGGGAGTTGGCACACGGCAAGCCGACCGGCGTCAAGCTGTGCGTGGGCTCGCGCCGGCAGTTCCTCGCGGTGTGCAAGGCCATGCTGGCGGAGGGGATCACTCCCGACTTCGTCGTGGTCGACGGCGCGGAGGGCGGCACCGGGGCCGCGCCGCCGGAGTTCGCCGGCCGGCTGGGCACCCCCCTCACCGAGGGCCTGGTCACCGTGCACAACGCGCTGGCCGGCACCGGGCTGCGGGACCGCGTCCGGATCGGGGCGAGCGGCAAGGTCGCCACCGGTGCGGACATCGTCAAGCGGCTGCTCCAGGGCGCGGACTACACGAACGCGGCCCGCGCCATGATGTTCGCGGTCGGCTGCGTCCAGGCCCGGCGCTGCCACACCAACACCTGTCCGGTCGGGGTCACGACCCAGGATCCACGCCGGGTCCGCGCACTCGACGTGGCCGACAAGTCCGAGCGCGTCCACCGCTTCCAGCGGGCCACGGTGCGGAGCGCGGCCCGGATCATGGCCGCGATGGGCGTACGTGACCCGGCCGGCCTCGCGCCCGGGATGCTGCTGCGGCGCACGGACTCGACGACGGTCCTGTCGTACGCCGAGTTGTACGAGTGGCTGCCGCCGGGCGTACTGCTCGCCCAGCCACCCCCGTCGTGGGAAGCGGACTGGACGGCGGCGGACCCGGATTCGTTCTGA
- a CDS encoding chemotaxis protein — MEHALSPSSLAELRRPRPYPAVSVLTPTHRREPDNAQDPVRLRNMLADAKKQLEADPAITRERRTDVSAQLDLALAEVDLAHAEDGLAIFAAPGEHQVWSLARSVPERVVLSDTFLTRNLVAAQAAERPFWVLSVSADRVTLWNGGAGRVAKERTGGFPMARSLEAPNAERKERVGDLPSTFRDERTRHFLRDADIAMSAVLRAHPRPLYVTGEQAALSLLDEIGSVTKDAAHVPHGGLAHAGPDAVWAAVRPLIDAEDRKNVDTVIRDLETARGRKDFAAGVDEVWQNAGDGRIRLLAVEENYRVTVRDNGGDHLVPAASDDLDAREDIVDEIVEQCLETGAEVRFVPDGSLGEARGIAGVLRY, encoded by the coding sequence ATGGAGCATGCCCTCAGTCCCTCATCCCTCGCCGAGCTGCGCCGCCCGCGGCCCTATCCCGCCGTGTCCGTGCTGACGCCGACGCATCGCCGCGAGCCCGACAACGCGCAGGACCCGGTGCGGCTGCGCAATATGCTCGCCGACGCCAAGAAGCAGCTGGAGGCCGATCCCGCGATCACCCGCGAGCGGCGCACCGATGTGTCCGCGCAGCTCGATCTGGCGCTCGCGGAGGTCGATCTCGCGCACGCCGAGGACGGTCTGGCCATCTTCGCGGCCCCCGGTGAACACCAGGTGTGGTCGCTGGCGCGTTCCGTGCCGGAGCGCGTGGTGCTGTCGGACACCTTCCTGACCCGCAATCTCGTGGCCGCGCAGGCCGCCGAGCGGCCGTTCTGGGTGCTGTCGGTCTCCGCCGACCGGGTGACGCTGTGGAACGGCGGCGCGGGCCGTGTCGCCAAGGAACGCACCGGGGGCTTTCCCATGGCCCGGAGCCTGGAGGCCCCGAACGCCGAGCGCAAGGAGCGCGTCGGCGACCTGCCCAGCACCTTCCGCGATGAGCGCACCCGGCACTTCCTGCGCGACGCCGACATCGCGATGAGTGCCGTCCTGCGCGCACACCCTCGCCCGCTGTACGTCACCGGCGAGCAGGCGGCGCTCTCGCTGCTCGACGAGATCGGCTCGGTCACCAAGGATGCCGCCCACGTCCCGCACGGCGGCCTCGCCCACGCGGGCCCCGACGCGGTGTGGGCGGCGGTCCGGCCGCTGATCGACGCCGAGGACCGGAAGAACGTCGACACGGTGATCAGGGACCTCGAAACGGCCCGTGGCCGCAAAGATTTCGCGGCGGGCGTCGACGAGGTCTGGCAGAACGCCGGGGACGGCCGCATCCGGCTGCTGGCCGTCGAGGAGAACTACCGCGTGACGGTCCGCGACAACGGCGGCGACCATCTGGTACCGGCCGCGAGCGATGACCTCGACGCCCGGGAGGACATCGTGGACGAGATCGTCGAACAGTGCCTGGAGACGGGTGCCGAGGTGCGCTTCGTCCCCGACGGCTCCCTCGGGGAGGCCCGGGGCATCGCCGGGGTGCTGCGCTACTGA
- a CDS encoding Gfo/Idh/MocA family protein gives MSQLLGVAVLGAGHMGADHIRRLDSVVSGARVAAVADPAKERAEEAVAGLDGVLVHTEVAAALDAPGVEAVLIASPGPAHEEALLAAFARGLPVLCEKPMVPDSAGALRIVEAEARLGRRLAQVGFMRRYDAEYMGLKSLLDSGRLGRPLMLHCTHRNVSSPPGFTSAMLINSSVSHEIDAARWLLGQELTAVTVLRPRPSAHAPEGLLDPQFVLFETAGGALVDVEILVNSGFGYQVRCEAVCEAGSVRIGDAHTMVVTSAGGAYQEVAQDYLVRFADAYDREVREWVDATRRGQVTGPSAWDGYAASVVAEAGVRAQDTGDRMTVELAPRPDLYGQNPISR, from the coding sequence GTGAGTCAGCTTCTCGGCGTTGCGGTACTGGGTGCGGGGCACATGGGGGCCGACCATATACGTCGTCTCGACAGCGTGGTGAGCGGGGCCAGGGTCGCGGCCGTGGCAGATCCGGCGAAGGAGCGGGCCGAGGAGGCCGTGGCCGGCCTCGACGGCGTCTTGGTGCACACCGAGGTGGCGGCCGCTCTCGACGCGCCGGGCGTCGAGGCGGTGCTGATCGCCTCACCCGGACCCGCGCACGAGGAGGCGCTGCTCGCGGCCTTCGCACGCGGGCTCCCGGTGCTCTGCGAGAAGCCGATGGTGCCGGACTCGGCGGGCGCGCTACGGATCGTGGAGGCGGAGGCACGGCTCGGGCGGCGGCTCGCCCAGGTCGGGTTCATGCGCCGGTACGACGCCGAGTACATGGGGCTCAAGTCGCTGCTGGACAGCGGAAGGCTGGGCCGCCCGCTGATGCTGCACTGCACGCACCGCAATGTGTCGTCCCCGCCCGGCTTCACCTCCGCCATGCTGATCAACAGCTCCGTGTCGCACGAGATCGACGCGGCGCGCTGGCTGCTGGGCCAGGAACTCACCGCGGTCACCGTGCTGCGTCCGCGGCCGTCCGCGCATGCCCCGGAAGGTCTGCTGGATCCGCAGTTCGTGCTGTTCGAGACCGCCGGAGGCGCCCTGGTGGACGTGGAGATCCTCGTCAACTCCGGCTTCGGCTACCAGGTGCGCTGCGAGGCGGTCTGCGAGGCCGGGAGCGTGCGGATCGGGGACGCGCACACGATGGTGGTGACCAGCGCGGGCGGCGCGTACCAGGAAGTGGCCCAGGACTACCTCGTACGGTTCGCGGACGCGTACGACCGCGAGGTGCGGGAGTGGGTGGACGCCACCCGCCGGGGCCAGGTCACCGGGCCGAGCGCCTGGGACGGCTACGCGGCCTCCGTCGTCGCCGAGGCGGGGGTGCGGGCACAGGACACCGGCGACCGGATGACCGTCGAACTCGCCCCGCGTCCGGATCTGTACGGCCAGAACCCGATCAGCCGCTGA